The following proteins come from a genomic window of Eulemur rufifrons isolate Redbay chromosome 24, OSU_ERuf_1, whole genome shotgun sequence:
- the ZNF45 gene encoding zinc finger protein 45, with product MPDLAFPQKEEDKMTKSEDAVTFKDVAVIFTEEELGLLDLAQRKLYRDVMLENFRNVVSVGHPSFKPDGISQLEREKKLWIMKTATQSDNSSGGKNLNEMETLQEIGLRYLPHEELFCSQIWQQVTRELTRYQDSMVNIQGTGSQLEKQGDVPCKDEAFSNQNSHLQAHHRVHTGGKPYKGEECEKSFTWSSHLQINQKAHAGEKSYKCEKCGNTFRRFSSLQAHQKVHSKEKLYKYDVSCKGFSQRSHAHHHQRVPTGDNSYKYEEYGRNIRKSSCCQASLIVHTGGKPYKCEECGVGFSQSSYLQVHQRVHTGKKPYKCEECGRSFSWRSRLQAHQRIHTGEKPYKCDACGKGFSYSSHLNIHCRIHTGEKPYKCEECGKGFIVGSHLQAHQISHTGEKPYKCEECGKGFCRASNLLDHQRGHTGEKPYQCDACGKGFSRSSDFNIHVRVHTGEKPYKCEECGKGFSQASNLLAHQRGHTGEKPYKCGTCGKGFSRSSDLNVHCRIHTGEKPYKCEKCGKAFSQFSSLQVHQRVHTGEKPYQCAECGKGFSVGSQLQAHQRCHTGEKPYQCEECGKGFCRASNFLAHRGVHTGEKPYRCDVCGKRFRQRSYLQAHQRVHTGERPYKCEECGKVFSWSSYLQAHQRVHTGEKPYKCEDCGKSFSWSSSLIVHQKAHADDESEKNFPSSEDSHKKEAL from the exons ATGCCAG ATTTGGCCTTTCCCCAGAAGGAGGAGGACAAAATGACCAAGTCCGAG GACGCAGTGACATTCAAGGACGTGGCTGTGATCTTCACtgaggaggagctggggctgctGGACCTTGCCCAGAGGAAGCTGTACCGAGATGTCATGCTGGAGAATTTCAGGAACGTGGTCTCAGTGG GGCACCCATCCTTCAAACCAGATGGTATTTCTCagttagagagagaaaaaaagctcTGGATAATGAAGACAGCTACCCAGAGTGATAACTCCTCAG gAGGCAAGAATCTAAATGAGATGGAGACTCTTCAAGAAATAGGATTAAGGTACCTGCCACATGAAGAGCTTTTCTGCTCACAAATCTGGCAACAAGTTACAAGGGAGTTAACCAGGTATCAAGATTCCATGGTAAATATTCAAGGAACTGGCTCTCAGTTGGAAAAACAAGGTGATGTACCCTGTAAAGATGAGGCATTCAGTAACCAGAATTCACATCTTCAAGCTCACCACAGAGTCCACACTGGTGGAAAACCCTACAAAGGGGAAGAGTGTGAGAAAAGTTTCACTTGGAGCTCTCATCTTCAAATTAACCAGAAAGCTCATGCAGGAGAGAAGtcctacaaatgtgaaaaatgtggtaATACTTTCCGTCGGTTTTCAAGTCTTCAAGCCCATCAGAAAGTCCACAGTAAagagaaattatacaaatatgaTGTATCTTGTAAAGGTTTCAGTCAGAGGTCACATGCTCACCATCATCAGAGAGTCCCCACTGGAGACAATTCATACAAATATGAGGAGTATGGAAGGAATATCAGGAAAAGCTCATGTTGTCAAGCTTCTCTGATAGTCCATACAGGAGggaaaccctataaatgtgagGAGTGTGGGGTAGGCTTCAGCCAGAGTTCGTATCTTCAAGTCCATCAGAGAGTCCACACTGGAAAGAAACCTTATAAATGTGAAGAGTGTGGGAGGAGCTTCAGTTGGCGTTCACGACTACAGGCTCATCAGCgaatccacactggagagaaaccatacaaatgtgatgCATGTGGCAAGGGCTTTAGTTATAGCTCACATCTTAACATTCATTGTAGAatccacacaggagagaaaccctataaatgtgagGAGTGTGGGAAAGGCTTCATTGTGGGCTCACACCTTCAAGCCCATCAGATAagccacactggagagaaaccatacaaatgcgAGGAGTGTGGGAAGGGCTTCTGCCGGGCCTCAAATCTTCTGGACCATCAAAGAggccatactggagagaaaccatatcaATGTGATGCTTGTGGTAAGGGCTTTAGTCGTAGCTCAGATTTTAACATTCATGTTAGAGTCCATACAGGAGAAAAACCCTATAAATGTGAGGAGTGTGGTAAGGGCTTCAGTCAGGCCTCAAATCTTCTGGCTCATCAAAGAggccacactggagagaaaccatacaaatgtggtACATGTGGGAAGGGCTTTAGTCGGAGTTCAGATCTTAATGTTCACTGTAgaattcacacaggagagaaaccctataaatgtgagAAGTGTGGTAAGGCCTTCAGTCAATTCTCAAGTCTTCAAGTACATCAGAGAgtccacactggagaaaaaccataTCAGTGTGCAGAGTGTGGGAAGGGCTTCAGCGTAGGTTCACAGCTTCAAGCCCATCAGAGGtgccacactggagagaaaccataccaATGTGAGGAGTGTGGGAAGGGCTTCTGTCGGGCCTCAAATTTTCTGGCTCATCGTGGAGTCCACACAGGAGAAAAACCATACCGATGTGACGTGTGTGGTAAACGCTTCAGACAGAGATCCTACCTTCAAGCCCACCAGAGGGTCCACACAGGAGAGAGACCATACAAATGTGAGGAATGTGGGAAGGTGTTCAGTTGGAGCTCATACCTTCAAGCCCATCagagagttcacactggagaaaaaccatacaaatgtgaggACTGTGGGAAGAGCTTCAGCTGGAGCTCAAGTCTTATCGTTCATCAGAAAGCCCATGCTGATGATGAAAGTGAGAAGAACTTTCCTTCATCAGAGGATTCACACAAGAAAGAAGCtctataa